From a single Rutidosis leptorrhynchoides isolate AG116_Rl617_1_P2 unplaced genomic scaffold, CSIRO_AGI_Rlap_v1 contig178, whole genome shotgun sequence genomic region:
- the LOC139881625 gene encoding uncharacterized protein: MARKSSQNRNGVERHMPKKRAKGSESGNAGKENEEKVFHEEEIPTGNLPCNTSCTSKSKAHGTKMESARESLRSDSHGVHTTESVENSVPFGVSASESPENVSSRDASGVRERHGRIPRRNRGARQGRSAIHGLLNRFQNSVLTGNFKFLDNVAVMRLRELAAPILKIVGGWLEKYSPMFDSITTRVQKAHDFTKTKFEQVYPVVLTWLMHLVNVILLLSMIWLDCALRGIDSFLRMGTTSFFSVLWCSIFSVFAMAGLFKCLIILAIAALVVLFLGFTLAVLVIAISGVTLLWFYGSFWTTAFIILLGGLAFMLSHERLALLITTVYSVYCAWGYVGWLGLLFALNLSFISSDALLYFLKNNMSQNPHRGPEQTSGMEGQPGYFNGEQTYSTFENGPGISADRGPGVPSTSGVDGETTSEDEVARLLSCTDHYSALGCSRYGDVDVALLKKEYRKKAMLVHPDKNMGNERAVEAFKKLQNAYEVLLDSLKRKEYDDKLRREELLMYFHQFQNGLRKNGQHGFFSSVFSHPEADGEDPVGGSRRIACKRCGNFHIWILTKKSKLQARWCQECQDFHQAKDGDGWVEQSSQPFLFGMLRKVDAPTAFVCADSKIYNATEWYICQGMRCPVNSHKPSFHVNTAISSSSSSKHNNHPGGGGKGGPGSGQRGRVPPNLEETMTEEEFFGWIQNAMQSGMFENNFPGDHPPSSETPPSSARPNNGSSSKKKKKGRSK; this comes from the exons ATGGCTCGAAAAAGTAGTCAGAATAGGAATGGGGTTGAGCGGCATATGCCAAAAAAGAGAGCAAAGGGTTCAGAATCAGGAAATGCGGGAAAAGAGAATGAAGAGAAAGTTTTCCATGAAGAGGAAATACCGACTGGAAACCTTCCTTGTAATACTTCTTGTACGAGTAAGAGTAAAGCCCATGGTACTAAAATGGAAAGTGCCAGGGAATCTTTGAGGTCAGATAGTCATGGAGTTCATACAACTGAGAGTGTTGAGAATTCAGTGCCTTTTGGTGTCAGTGCAAGTGAGTCTCCTGAAAATGTGTCTTCAAGGGATGCTTCTGGTGTAAGAGAAAGACATGGGAGAATTCCTCGTAGAAACCGTGGAGCAAGACAGGGAAGGAGTGCTATACATGGGTTGCTGAATAGATTTCAAAATAGTGTTTTAACAGGAAATTTCAAGTTTCTAGATAACGTAGCAGTTATGAGGTTGAGGGAATTAGCTGCACCAATCTTAAAGATAGTGGGTGGGTGGCTAGAGAAGTATAGTCCAATGTTTGATTCTATAACAACCAGAGTGCAGAAGGCTCACGACTTTACCAAAACAAAGTTCGAACAAGTGTACCCCGTAGTATTGACATGGCTTATGCATCTTGTGAACGTAATTCTTCTTTTATCCATGATTTGGTTGGATTGTGCCCTTAGAGGCATCGATTCATTTCTGCGCATGGGGACTACATCCTTCTTCTCCGTTCTTTGGTGCAGCATTTTTTCCGTATTTGCTATGGCTGGACTGTTCAAGTGTCTTATCATATTG GCAATAGCTGCTTTAGTAGTGCTTTTCCTCGGATTCACCCTTGCAGTTCTGGTAATTGCCATTTCCGGAGTTACTCTCCTGTGGTTTTATGGAAGCTTTTGGACTACAGCATTCATCATTCTTCTTGGAG GGTTGGCATTCATGTTGAGTCATGAGCGCCTTGCATTATTAATTACTACTGTATACTCAGTGTACTGTGCGTGGGGATATGTTGGATGGCTTGGATTGCTTTTTGCTCTAAATTTGTCTTTCATTTCAAGTGATGCTCTGTTATACTTCCTAAAGAATAACATGAGCCAGAATCCCCATAGAGGACCCGAGCAAACATCTGGAATGGAAGGCCAACCTGGCTATTTTAATGGAGAGCAAACATACTCTACTTTTGAAAATGGGCCAGGAATATCTGCTGACCGGGGCCCAGGAGTGCCTTCCACTAGTGGGGTCGACGGTGAGACTACTTCAGAAGATGAAGTAGCACGCCTGTTGAGCTGTACCGATCACTATTCAGCACTGGGATGCTCACGGTATGGAGATGTCGATGTTGCTCTCCTCAAGAAAGAATATCGAAAAAAG GCGATGCTAGTCCATCCTGATAAGAACATGGGTAATGAAAGGGCCGTTGAAGCTTTTAAGAAGCTACAAAATGCATACGAG GTATTATTAGATTCCTTGAAGCGAAAGGAATATGACGACAAGTTAAGGAGGGAGGAGTTGCTAATGTATTTCCATCAGTTTCAAAATGGCCTTCGGAAG AATGGACAACATGGCTTCTTTTCATCGGTATTTTCACATCCTGAGGCTGATGGAGAGGATCCTGTTGGGGGTTCACGACGAATCGCCTGCAAGAGATGTGGCAACTTTCATATTTGGATACTCACAAAGAAATCAAAGTTACAAGCAAGATGGTGTCAG GAATGCCAAGATTTTCATCAAGCAAAAGATGGAGATGGATGGGTGGAACAATCGTCTCAACCGTTCCTTTTTGGAATGTTGCGGAAG GTAGATGCTCCAACTGCTTTTGTGTGTGCAGATAGCAAGATATATAATGCCACAGAATGGTACATTTGCCAG GGAATGAGATGCCCAGTGAACAGTCACAAGCCAAGTTTTCATGTGAACACGGctatatcatcatcatcctcttcaaAGCATAATAATCACCCTGGTGGTGGCGGCAAGGGAGGACCAGGTTCCGGACAAAGAGGTCGTGTACCACCGAACTTGGAAGAGACGATGACTGAGGAAGAATTCTTCGGGTGGATTCAGAATGCAATGCAATCTGGCATGTTTGAAAACAACTTCCCTGGGGACCACCCTCCCTCCAGCGAGACCCCACCATCTTCAGCCAGACCTAACAATGGCAGCAGcagcaagaagaagaagaaaggcaGAAGCAAGTGA
- the LOC139881627 gene encoding desiccation-related protein PCC13-62-like: protein MPPIPIAVLLLLLLLLPQSSSFSYSIDENTHPDDDHHLSQSDVDLLEFPLNLEFLEAEFFLFGSLGYGLDKVNPNLTNGGPPPKGAKLARLDPVTQDIISQFAFQEVGHLRAIQKTVKGIARPQLDLSKKTFAQVVDKAFGRKLYPRFDPYANSINYLIASYLIPYVGLTGYVGALPKLNAPDSRKLVGGLLGVESGQDAIIRGMLYERAALTVVPYGIRVGVFTNKISELRNKLGGEGVKDEGLFVRKEQGPEGKSRGNVLAGDKDSLSYGRTPEEILRIVYGSGNETTPGGFFPKGANGHIAQSHLKTNATHN, encoded by the exons ATGCCGCCGATCCCGATCGccgtcctcctcctcctcctcctcttgCTTCCTCAATCTTCTTCTTTCTCCTACTCAATAGATGAAAATACCCACCCCGACGATGATCATCACCTTTCACAATCTGACGTGGATTTGTTGGAGTTCCCCTTGAATTTGGAGTTCTTGGAAGCTGAATTCTTCTTGTTTGGTTCATTGGGTTACGGTTTGGATAAAGTTAATCCGAATCTGACTAATGGAGGTCCCCCACCAAAAGGAGCTAAATTGGCTCGTCTCGACCCTGTAACTCAAGATATTATCTCTCAATTTGCATTCCAAGAAGTTGGTCACTTAAG GGCAATCCAGAAGACAGTGAAAGGAATTGCAAGGCCACAGTTGGATTTGAGTAAGAAGACATTTGCACAAGTTGTAGACAAAGCATTTGGAAGGAAATTGTATCCAAGATTTGACCCTTATGCAAATTCAATCAACTATCTTATTGCCTCTTACTTGATCCCTTATGTTGGCCTCACCGGATATGTTGGCGCCCTTCCTAAACTCAATGCCCCCGATTCGAGAAAG CTTGTTGGAGGACTTCTAGGAGTGGAATCAGGCCAAGATGCAATCATCAGAGGAATGCTTTACGAGAGAGCTGCATTGACAGTGGTTCCTTATGGAATCCGTGTTGGGGTGTTCACTAACAAGATTTCAGAATTAAGGAACAAGCTTGGAGGTGAAGGAGTCAAGGACGAAGGCCTGTTTGTTCGAAAAGAACAGGGACCTGAAGGGAAATCGAGAGGGAATGTGCTGGCCGGAGACAAAGACTCGCTCTCGTATGGAAGAACTCCCGAGGAGATCCTTAGGATTGTCTATGGAAGTGGCAATGAAACAACTCCTGGAGGCTTCTTTCCTAAAGGAGCTAATGGTCATATTGCACAATCCCACTTGAAGACCAATGCAACACACAATTAA